From the Chitinophaga lutea genome, the window GACAGCACCAACAAATACAAACGCGGCCTTACAAGGCTGAGCGTTGGCGACCACGCGCATTGTTGCTGGGAAAAGTATTTCAACCCGGCCTTCCGCGAGAACGGGACCAGTATTTACGAATGGATGCTTCAATATAAACGATGAAACGTTTGCTCAGGCTTCTTCTTTACATATGCCTCGGCGCTGCCCTCACCGGCGCGGCTGTTTACTGGTATATTGCCCGTGGGCAGGAAACCGAGGAGCTGAATGCCGAAACGCGGAAAAACGCCCCAGGCAGCTTTTTACAGCTGGCCGAAGGTATGGTGCACTACCGCCTGATGGGGCCGGACACGGGCCAGCTCATCATCTTCGTTCATGGCGGCGGCACCACCGGGATGGAAGTATGGAAGTACACCGCGCCCTATTTCCTCGAGAGAGGCTACCGCATCCTTCTTTACGACCTGTATGGCAGGGGTTATTCCGACCGGCCGCGCGTGACCTATAACCCGGCCCTCTTCCGCCGCCAGCTGGAGCAATTGATCGACACCCTGCACATTAACACCCCCTTCGATGTGGTGGCCATGTCTATGGGGGGCTCCATTGCACTGGATTATGCGAATCTCCACCCTGGTAAGGTAAAAAGAATGGCGTTGCTGGCGCCCGCCGCCAGCGGTGACCTGCGGCCCAGTAAAGCGCTCGAAGTGCCCGTGCTCGCGCCGCTGCTGATGACAGGCTACTGGTATCCCCGCTCGGTCGAGAACCAGCGCAAAGAATTCGTAGACCAGTCCGCCTTCGATAAGTATGCCGAACGGCTGCGTTATTTCATGAACTTTGAAGGTTACAAATATATCACCCTCTCCACCTGGCAGCATATGCTGAACCAGGACCAGTTATTTCTGCTGGACAAGATAAGGCCGGATAATATTCTCCTTATTTACGGCAGGCAGGATCCCTTTTTCCCGGACGAAAATGTGCCGCGCTACCAGCAGCATTACCCCAGCTTGCTGGTGCAGACGGTAGACCGGGCCGGCCATATGCCGCATTACGAGCAACCGGCCCTCATTAATCCGATGGTGTACCGGTACCTCCGGAACGGCCGGGACAGTGTGGCGCAGTAGCATTATAACCTAACGTCAGCAACCTGACTAAAAATAATTAAAAAGGCCCCGGAGCAACTCCGGGGCCTTTTATGCGTTATATCTTGCCGGGCTTACAGACCGAAAGCCTGTTTCACTTTTTCTACGTAGTCGAGTTTCTCCCAGGTAAACAGTTCCACTTCCACTTTCTTCTCTGATTTTTTACCCGCGTTGAATACTTTGGTGATCACCTTGTTTTCGCGGCCCATGTGACCGTAAGCGGCCGTTTCAGCATACATCGGGTTGCGCAGTTTCAGGCGCTGTTCGATGGCGTACGGGCGGAGGTCGAAAATCGCTTCCACTTTGCGTGCGATCTCACCGTCGTTCAGTTTCACCTTGGCAGTACCGTAGGTATCCACGAACACGCCGCAGGGTTTCGCAACGCCGATGGCGTAAGATACCTGTACCAGCACTTCATCGCAAACACCGGCAGCTACCAGGTTTTTGGCAATGTGCCGGGTAGCGTATGCCGCAGAGCGGTCTACTTTGGAAGGATCTTTACCGGAAAATGCACCACCGCCGTGAGCGCCTTTACCACCGTAGGTATCTACGATGATCTTGCGGCCGGTGAGGCCGGTGTCGCCGTGCGGGCCACCGATCACGAATTTGCCGGTGGGGTTGATGTGGTAAGTGATTTTATCGGTGAACAGGGCCTGCAGTTCGGGCTTCAGGGAAGCTTTCACGCGGGGGATCAGGATGTTGATCATGTCCTGTTTGATTTTGTCGAGCATCTGCTGGTCGGCTGCGAAATCATCGTGCTGGGTGGAAATAACGATGGTATCGATGCGGATCGGCTGGTTGTCGTCAGAATATTCGATGGTTACCTGAGATTTCGCGTCGGGGCGCAAGTAAGTGATCTCTTTGTTCTCGCGGCGGAGTGCGGCCAGCTCAATGAGCAGCTTGTGCGCCAGGTCGAGCGCCAAAGGCATGTAGTTCTCGGTTTCTTTGGTAGCGTAACCGAACATCATCCCCTGGTCGCCGGCACCCTGTTCTTCCGGGTTCTTACGGTCAACACCCTGGTTGATGTCGGGCGATTGCTCGTGGATGGCGGAGAGGATACCGCAGGAATTCGCTTCAAACATGTATTCGCTCTTGGTGTAACCGATTTTACGGATTACTTCGCGGGCAATGTCCTGCACATCAAGGTAAGCATCTGATTTCACCTCACCTGCCAGTACTACCTGGCCGGTCGTTACCAGCGTTTCGCAGGCAACTTTCGAAGTCGTATCGTATGCCAGGAAGTTATCAATCAGCGCGTCGGAAATCTGGTCGGCAACTTTGTCGGGGTGTCCTTCTGAAACGGACTCGGACGTAAATAAATACGGCATAAGTAGAGAATTCTGATGATTATAGTTGAGTGTAAATGATTCTTAATTTCAGGTTGGCCGGCGGCACTGCATTGCCTCCACCCGCTTTAACTCTCCGCATGTCTATGTTGTACCTGTTAGAGAGCGGCTCCAGTTTCAGCACCGAATTCTCCAGCTTCTTATCCACGATGAACTGTAAATGCCGTGCAATATTAATCTTATATTGAACAACTTTTATGCCGCCTACGTCAGAAATGACGGTTCTATTACCACCGAAGTGAGCCAGGTCGGGCCTTTGCGGGTTACCGTAGTCGGCAATGAAACCAAGACTGTCGTGCGTCACATACCGGTACAGCATCAGCTGGGTCGGTTCTCCGAACAGATCGTCTTTCCCCTGCAACCCGCTCGATACTTCCGTAATGATCAGCTCAGCCGTATTGATCACGGCTTTGGGGAAGTTCTCCAGGCCCGGCAGCTGTACATTGGTGTAAGTACCGGGGGCTTCCTGCAGGAAGATGAGGCTGTCGCCTTCGGGTTTGTTGGTATTGAGGTATTTGGAAATCTCGGCGTTGTTGTGGTACCAGTTCCGCACGAAGTAGTTGCCGTGCGCGCTGCTGGACGCCTTGAAGGGGAATTCCGCCTTCAGGGAGTCGTTTTCGCTGTTCTTGTAATAAACCGTCAGGCGGGTCTGGCCATTGTTGAGGATGGGATACAGCATGGTGGTGCTGATCGTTGTATCTGGCACGATGGCCAGGCCGTTGAGAAATACCTTGAACGCGGAGTCGTTCAGGAAAGCCGCATCCGCCCGCTGTTGCAGCAGGGTATTACCGAACGCGTTGCTGAGCGGAATGCGCAGCACCGGCGGTTTCCGCTCCCCGTAAATATCCATCGAATCTTTCGGGTACACCGGGTAGGTGGAAAAATTCCCGATCATCTTGGTCTGATCGTAAGAAAGCGGTCTAGTATAAGTATAATAAGAGTCGATTTTGAAGTTGGGCTCGTTCATCTGGTACACCTTCAGGTTCATCAGCTTGTTCTCGCCGAACCAGGTGGTATCGGTACCCACGTAAAGCACCACGGAATCGAGGATGTGGCCGGTGCCGGCGAACGTGAACTTTTCTTCGGGAAGGCCCACCTGCAGGTACACAAGGCCGGATGATTTACCGAAAATGGGGTCGTTGGTGATGCTGCCCAGCGCTTTGGAATAGATATCGGCGCCGGTACGAAGGCCCGAATCCGCTTTGGCAATGTTGTGGGTGATCAGGCTGTTGATGGTGGTATCCTTAACATTCACTTTGTCCGGGCCGGGAATAAGGTCCTTCCCCAAAATGGTGGCCTCGTTACAACCCGTAAAAGCATATAATCCCGTAAAAACGGCTGCTGCGAAATAACCCAGGTTCCTGAAATTGATCTTCACGTGTTTGATTTGAATCGGTTTTGTTGTTGCGATGAAAGCACTGTTCCCAAAAAGAAAAAGTTAAAAATAAAAAGTTAATGGCCAATTCCCGCAGTTACTGACAATTTTAACTTTTCATTTTTAACGCTCCCGGTTATTTGGCGCCGAGTAACTGGTGATACAGTTGAAGGTAATCGGCCAGGTCGTCGTTATCCTTTTTATAAGGAATGATCACCTTGCCTTTCTCGGCTTTCAGTTCTTCCACCAGCTTTTTGTCTACCTTGTCGCTGCCCAGTACCACCGCATCGGCGTATTTGGCAGCGCCCCTGTTAAGGGCGGTGTTGGTGCCTTCTTTATATAATTCCAGGTCTTTTTCCTTAATCTGGTTGCTGATAATGGCTTTTTTCAGGAAGGAGGCGCCCAGTTTCTCTTTGAAAGAATTGGGTTCCAGTGAAAATACCGTTTTTGAATGGGCGAAAACGGGTTCTTTCTTATAAGCCGTTTTGAGGTATACGGGGATGAGGGAAGTCATCCAGCCGCTGCAATGAATAATGTCCGGAGGCCAGCCGAATTTCTTGACGGTCTCCAGCGCACCTTTGCAGAAAAATATCTCACGGGCTGCATTATCCTCGTAAAACTTGCCGTCGTCGTCCGCAAACACGGCCTTGCGCTTGAAATAATCTTCATTGTCCAGGAAATAAACCTGCAGCCTTGCATTCGGCAGCGATGCCACTTTGATGATCAGCGGGTAATCGTCCCCGTCAATCACAATATTGATACCCGAAAGGCGGACCACTTCATGAAGGCGGTGCCTTCTTTCATTGATATTGCCAAACCTCGGCATGATAACCCTTACTTCAAGACCGGCCTCGTTAGATTTGATCGCCATTTTATTCACCATTGCCGCATAATCACTCAACTCCAGGTACGGCGACATCTCTTGGGCAATAAAAAGAATTCTTTTCTTTGTGGACATTTAAAGCTGATTATTAATGCAGTTATTTTTAATTTGGCTTGCAAAACTACGAAATTTTTAGGTAAAAAGGGCCAATTTGTCACTTTTAACATCCTTTTAAGCAAAGGTTTATGTATCTATTCAAACAGCGTGTGGCGCTTCAGGACCACCTGGAGCAGGTAAAAAAGGCAGGGAAACGGGTTGGATTTGTACCCACGATGGGCGCCCTTCATGAAGGGCATATTTCACTGATAGAGACTGCCAGAGCGGCGGCGGATGTGGTGGTATGCAGCATTTTTGTCAACCCTACCCAGTTCAACGACCCGAAAGACTTCGAAAAGTATCCCATTACAATAAACGATGATATCATCAAACTGACGGCCGCCGGTACGGATATTCTTTTTTTACCCTCCGTGTCGGAAATGTACCCCGAAGGGGTGAACGGGCAACATCCTCATTACGACTTCGGGTATGTGGAAACGGTGCTCGAAGGCGCCCACCGCCCGAACCACTTTCAGGGTGTAGGCATCATCGTCCACAAACTGCTCGATATTGTACAGCCGGACTCCCTGTTTATGGGACAAAAGGATTTTCAGCAATGCATGATTATCAAGCGCCTCCTCGAAATCACCGGCATCCCTACCGCCCTGCACATCTGCCCCACCCTCCGGGAAACCGGCGGACTGGCCATGAGCAGCCGGAACATGCGCCTCAGCCCGGAACAAAGGCAAACCGCCATACAGATCAGCCGCACCCTCACGGAAATCAAAGAAAAGGCCCGGCTATTACCCTTCCCCGCGTTGAAGGAGAACGCCCGCAACCAACTCCAAAACGCTGGTTTCCAGGTGGATTATGTGGAAATAGCCGATGCAGGCAACCTGAAATTGCTTGAAACAGCCATTCCCGGGCAGATGGTGGCGCTGACCGCCGCCAAACTGGGGGAAATACGGCTGATCGACAATATGCTGATCTGATGCATGGCCTCCCGGTAGCAAAAGCATACCAAAAGCATAGATGAAGCATACCAAGAGCATACCAGGAGCATAGATACCCTCAGTTGCCGGGCGAATTGTCCCGGTCGGTAATTAGGACAACCTTCAGCCTGTTTATGCATTAAAACCTGGCTCATCCCAAGGTCATGGCAAGGTAACAACCATTTCGTCATAACAAATTCATAAAACTGGCCCGGTCTTCTTTCTAATATATAAAATTCCTCTACCTTTGCGGACTACACCAGAAATATGCTGATCGAAGTACTCAAATCCAAGATTCACAGAGCGGTTATTACGGAAGCCAATCTGAATTACGTAGGGAGCATCACCATCGATGAGGACCTGATGGACGCCGCCAACCTCATCACAAACGAAAAAGTGCAGGTGGTGAACGTAAACAACGGCGAACGTCTTGAAACCTACGTAATCAAAGGCAAGCGCGGCTCCGGCGTCATCTGCATGAACGGTCCCGCTGCCCGCCTCGTGGCAGTCGGCGATGTGGTGATTATCATCTCCTACGCCACCATGGATTTCGAAGAAGCTAAAAAATTCACGCCCATCGCCATCTTCCCGAAGGAAGGCAATAAATTGTAATTCTGTCAACAGTCCACATGCCCAAAGCGCTTAAAAACGTTCTCAAATTCCTGGCCTTTTTAAGCATCGGCTTGCTCATGATATGGCTGGCCCTGAAGGACATGACGCCGAAGGACTATGCGGACGTGAAGGACGCCTTCCTGAGCGGTAACTACTGGCTGGTGGTCCCTGCCTTCATCATCGGCATCGGCAGCCATCTTTCCCGCGCCCTGCGCTGGCGGATCCTTATCGACACCCAGCACTACAAACCAGGCGTGCTCAATACTTTTTTTGCCGTCATGGTGGGTTATCTCGTGAATATGGGGGTGCCCAGGCTGGGAGAAATCGCCCGGTGCGGGGTACTGGCCAATTACGAAAAAATCCCGGCCGACAAACTCATCGGCACCATGATCGCCGAACGGGCGCTGGACCTGGTGTGCCTGGCCATTGTATTCCTGCTGTGTTTTTTGCTCCAGCTCGACATCGTGTCCGCCTACCTCTCCGCCGAAGTATGGCCCGCCCTCGAACAGAAGATCGCCAATGCCAACGTCACCCAGCTGCTGGTGCTGCTGGGCATCGTACTGGTCGTTATCGGTGTGGTCATCTACCTGCTGAAGCGTTTCGCCGCCTCCAAAGCCGCTATCAAACTCCGGGCGCTGCTGCGCGGCGTGATGGACGGTTTTTTGTCGATCGGGAAAATGGACGGCAGAAAACTCGGCTGGTTCCTGTTCCATACCCTGATGATCTGGGCGCAATACCTGGCCATGCTGTACGTCGGTTTTCTTTGCCTGCCCGCTACGCAGGAGCTCGGCCTCACCGCCGCGCTGACCGTACTGGCGCTGGGCAGTGTAGCCATGATCGTTAGCCCCGGCGGCATCGGCGTATACCCCTTCCTCGTACAGAAAACCCTTCTGCTGTACAATGTTGCCGGCCCCATCGGCATGGCGTTCGGCTGGATCATATGGGGCGCGCAGACCGTGCTGATCTGCATCCTGGGCCTCGTTTCCTTTATCTGGCTGCCCATTCACAACAAGAAATCGGCCGGAAAGTCGTAATTTAATGGAAAGTTAATACTACCGCTATAGGCTGGCAAGTTGTTTATGCTAACTTTTGCAGTTAGCGTGGGCGCGTTGTCGCGTTCCGGTTTAAATCATGTGTTTATGAGTATGGATATGAACGCCATCCCTATGTTGCCGGTTAAACATAAAAAAGTCCCGGTGAAAAAGACAGAGAAAACAGACAAAACAGGCACTACTACATTCAAGAAAAGGAAAACGATCGTCCGCGATATCAGCTGGCTCTCATTCAACGCCCGTGTATTACAGGAAGCCGCCGACACCACGGTGCCCCTCCTGGAACGCATCCGTTTCCTCGGTATTTTTTCCAATAACCTCGACGAGTTTTTCCGCGTGCGCGTGGCTACCCTCAAGCGCATGGGCGTGGTGGGCCGCAGCGCCAAGATGCACCTCGAAGAAAATCCCGACCAGATACTGGACGAGATCCAGCGCACCGTGATCAGCCAGCAGCAGGAATTTAACCGCATCTGGAAAGAGATCGAGGAAGAACTGAAAAAGGAAAAGATCAGCCTCCATACCGATAAGCAGCTGAACCGCGACCAGCAGAAGTTCGTGACCAATTATTTCAACGAGGAGGTGCGCACCAACATCATCCCCCTCATGATCGAAGGCATTCCGCAAATGCCTTTCCTGCGGGATAAGTCCATCTACCTGGCCGTGCTGCTGGCGAGGGAAGACAATTCCATCCGCCAGAAATTCGCGCTGATCGAAATCCCCACCACCGTGCTGCCGCGTTTCCTCATCCTGCCGTCCAAAGAAGGCGAGCACAGCATCATTCTGCTGGAGGACGTGATCCGCTTCAACCTGCCGCATATCTTTTCATTCTTCGGGTACGACAAGTTCTCGTCCTGGATCATCAAGGTGACCCGCGACGCCGAACTGGATATCGATAACGACATTGCCACCAGCCTCATCCACCAGATCGAAAAAGGCATCAAGGCCCGGCGGAAAGGCAAACCCGTAAGATTTATCTACGACCAGCAGATCGACCCCATCATTCTCGAATACCTGATGCGCCGCCTCGGTTTGTCTAAAAAAGATAACCTGATACCCGGCGGGCGGATCCATAATTTCAAGGACTTTATGGACTTCCCCGAAAAGGTGTTCACCCGCGAACGCACGCGCCGCAAAACCTTCATCCACCCCCTGTTCCAGAATGCCCCCAGCGTGATGCAGGTGATCGCCATGCAGGATGTGATGCTGCACTTCCCCTATCATTCCTTCGATACCATCATCGACCTCCTGCGCGAGGCCGCGATGGACCCGAACGTGACCACCATCAAAATCACCGCCTACCGCCTCGCCCGCAACAGCCGCATCATCAACGCCCTCATCAACGCCGTGCGCAACGGCAAACAGGTGGTGGTAGTGCTGGAGCTGCGCGCCCGCTTCGACGAAGAGGCTAACCTGCAGTGGAAAGAGCGGCTGGAAGAAGAAGGCGTGAAAGTGCTGTACGGCATCCCCGGTATGAAGGTGCACGCCAAACTCTGCGTGATCAAAAAACGTATCGGTGCCAAAACCGTGCAGTGCGGTTTTGTGAGCACCGGCAACCTCAACGAAAAAACCGCGCGGGTATATGGCGACCATTGCCTGCTGACGGCCAACCGCGGCATCATGGCCGATATCAACCGTATTTTCGCCTACCTCGAAAAACAGAGCCACGACGAAAAGCTGCTGATGGCCTGCAAAACACTCATTGTGAGCCCCTTCAACATGCGCCGGTTTTTCCTCCGCATGCTCGACCGCGAGATCCGCAACGCGCGCCGCAAAAAGCCCGCGGGCGTGATCATAAAAATGAACTCTTTGTCGGACGACGAGCTCATCGCCAAACTGTACGACGCCGCCAAAGCCGGCGTGGAAGTCAGGATGGTGATCCGCGGTATCTGCTGCGCCTATACGGAAAATAAAAAGTGGAAAAAAAATATCGAGGCCGTGAGCATCGTGGACGAGTATCTCGAACATGCCCGGGTATTCATTTTCCATAACAACGGCCATGAGAAGACCTTCATCGCCTCGTCCGACTGGATGGTGCGCAACCTCGACCACCGCGTGGAAACCGCAGTGCCCATCGAAAACAAAGTCATTCAGCAGGAACTGAGCGAGATCCTCAACATCCAGCTCAACAGCAACGTGAAGGTACGCATCCTCGACAACGAACAGCAGAACGCCTACAAACATAACAGCGGCAAGAAGATCCGCGCACAGGTCGAAATATTCAAATACCTCCACGAAAAAACATACCTTTGAGCCGTTAGGAAGCTATTAACGGGATATGAAGCTGGCAGCAATCGACATAGGCTCAAACGCCGCACGTTTGTTGATATCGGAGGCCTCTCCGAAGGCAAACGGCGAGATGGATTTTACCAAGGTGAACCTGGTGCGGGTACCGCTGCGTTTAGGGATAGACGTATTTTCAGGCGGCACGATCTCCGAAAAGCGGGCAGACAGCCTCGTCAATACCATCAAGGCATACAAGCTGCTGCTCGACGTATACGAGGTGAAATACCTCAAAACCGCGGCCACCTCGGCCATGCGCGATGCCTCCAACGGCCCGCAGATACTGGAGCGCGTGCGCCAGGAAACGGGCATGGACATACGGCTGATCACCGGCCAGGAAGAAGCGTCCTATATTTACGAGAACCACATCGCCGAGAACCTCGATAAAACCAAGAGTTACCTGTACATCGACGTAGGCGGCGGCAGCACCGAGCTTACCTTCTTCAGCGGCAACCGCCTTATTTTCAAGGAATCTTTCAACATCGGCACCATCCGCCTGCTCCAGAACCAGGTGACGGACGCCCACTGGCAGCAGATGAAAGACTTCGTCCGCCAGCAAATCCGTACGTCCGGCAGCGTGATCGCCATCGGGTCCGGCGGCAACATCAACAAAATATTCTCCCTGTCCAAGCGCAAGGAAGGCAAGCCCCTCTCCCTCGACCTGCTGAAGGATTATTACAAGGAATTCGGCAACTTCACCGTGGAAGAAAGGATCCACCTCTATAACCTGCGGGAAGACCGTGCGGACGTGATTGTGCCCGCCCTCCAGATTTATGTGAACGTGATGCGCTGGGCAGACATCGAGGAAATCTTCGTGCCCAAGATCGGCCTGGCCGACGGCCTCGTGCGCTCCCTGTATAACGAGATCACCCGCGTCTAGCCCCCGCCCTTAAAAAATACTTCAGAAATCCGATTTATATTCCAAACTTTGTGGTTTGCCGGTTCTCAACGGCCGGATTTGAATACGTATAACCGATTAGTAATGTCAGCTGTAAACAAAGAGATCAAGCGCATCACCACCCACATCCTGCAGAAGATGAAAGCAGATGGCGAGAAGATTTCCATGCTCACCGCCTACGACTTTTCCATGGCCAGGATACTGGACGATGCCGGCATAGATATATTGCTGGTGGGCGATTCCGCCTCCAACGTGATGGCCGGGCACGAAACTACCCTGCCCATCACGCTCGACCAGATGATCTACCACGCCTCTTCCGTGGTGCGGGCCATCCGCCGCGCCTTTGTGGTGGTAGACCTGCCTTTCGGCTCCTACCAGGGCAACTCCAAGGAAGCGCTCATTTCCACCATCCGCATCATGAAGGAAACCGGCGCCCACGGCGTAAAGATCGAAGGCGGCGAAGAAATCATCGAATCGGTGAAAAGGATCATCAGTGCGGGCGTGCCCGTCATGGGCCACCTGGGCCTCACCCCCCAGAGCATCTACAAATTCGGCACCTACGCCGTACGCGCCACGGAAGACGCCGAAGCGCAGAAGCTACTCAAAGACGCCCTCCTGCTGCAGGAAGCCGGCGCCTTCGCCATCGTGCTTGAAAAAATCCCCGCCCTGCTGGCCAAACAGGTGGCGGAACAACTCACCATCCCCGTGATCGGCATCGGGGCGGGCAAGTATGTAGACGGGCAGGTGCTCGTGATGCACGACATGCTCGGCATCAACAAAGAGTTCAAGCCCCGCTTCCTCCGCCGCTACCTCAACCTCTACGACGATATCTTCAATGCTACCCAGCAGTACATCAGCGATATCAAAACCAAAAGTTTTCCCAACGACCAGGAACAATATTAAGCGTTACGGGTTACCACCGGCCTGTCGGCGGTAACCCGTAAATTTCTTATATTCGTCCTGTGAACGCATTGTTGAACATACAACTGGCCCTTCTCTCCTTCCTGCGCAGCACCTGCTCGCATGTGCCATGACGGTTGCACCCGCCGTTGCCCCCTTTGCATGATTTACAACATCTAAAACTCCGCTATAAACATGACAACACTGGAAACAGTATTGGATGGATTAATGAGCCGCTACCAGGAGCGTGTGCCCGACGTGAGCGCCATTATCGACGCCATGATCGCCGAAGGCATCATCCTCCGGGCGTCCGACATAGAGAACGATCACATCGCGTTCCGCACATTGGGTGTGGAGCACCTCGGCATCCAGTCGCTCGAAAAAATATTCCTTCACTACGGATATACGAAAAAAGACTATTACCACTTCCCTGAAAAGAAACTCGACGCATACTGGTACGCGCCTCCCGCCGAAAAATACCCGCGTATTTTCATCAGCGAGCTGCGCGTGAAAGACTTGAGCGAACCGGCGCAGACCATCATTAAAAGTTATACGGGGGAAGTGAAAAGCGACCCGGTGAATGCGCTTGACCTCAACGACGGCACGGCCGTGGATCACTTCCTGCACAGCGCGCTCTGGCGTACGCCTACGTTGAGCGACTACCAGGTGCTGGCGGCCGAAAGCGAGTACGCGGCCTGGGTGATTTACAACCGGTATTACCTGAACCACTTCACCATCAGCGTGCATAATCTGAAACCGGGATATAATACGGTAGCGGATTTT encodes:
- the panB gene encoding 3-methyl-2-oxobutanoate hydroxymethyltransferase; the protein is MSAVNKEIKRITTHILQKMKADGEKISMLTAYDFSMARILDDAGIDILLVGDSASNVMAGHETTLPITLDQMIYHASSVVRAIRRAFVVVDLPFGSYQGNSKEALISTIRIMKETGAHGVKIEGGEEIIESVKRIISAGVPVMGHLGLTPQSIYKFGTYAVRATEDAEAQKLLKDALLLQEAGAFAIVLEKIPALLAKQVAEQLTIPVIGIGAGKYVDGQVLVMHDMLGINKEFKPRFLRRYLNLYDDIFNATQQYISDIKTKSFPNDQEQY
- a CDS encoding DUF1338 domain-containing protein is translated as MTTLETVLDGLMSRYQERVPDVSAIIDAMIAEGIILRASDIENDHIAFRTLGVEHLGIQSLEKIFLHYGYTKKDYYHFPEKKLDAYWYAPPAEKYPRIFISELRVKDLSEPAQTIIKSYTGEVKSDPVNALDLNDGTAVDHFLHSALWRTPTLSDYQVLAAESEYAAWVIYNRYYLNHFTISVHNLKPGYNTVADFNAFLEKRGFRLNDSGGKIKTSPDKGLLQSSTVARMIEATFAGDEKHAIAGSYVEFAERRVLPQFAQLPPSEIRREHRREGFEANNADKIFESTYAAQTGKQ